The Halobacterium litoreum genome includes a region encoding these proteins:
- a CDS encoding RNA methyltransferase encodes MSKPAVAVVDAKTSGNVGTIARAMKNFGFEDLLLVDPPYLGRDSEAYGFAGHAREDVLPNARELSFDELAAEFHTVGFTAVTNQDATKHVRFPFRTPAELSESLADVESQTAFVFGRERVGLTNDELARIDEVCAIPASEDYPVLNLGQAATVALYELRDLAMNRDQLPEVERHRATEEEIEAFYEHAEEFLDAVDYPEEKRDKTVRMLRRMLGRTHPTGREINTVHGLLRRAENRME; translated from the coding sequence ATGAGTAAGCCCGCCGTCGCCGTCGTCGACGCGAAGACCTCCGGGAACGTCGGGACCATCGCGCGAGCGATGAAGAACTTCGGGTTCGAGGACTTGTTGCTCGTCGACCCGCCGTACCTCGGTCGGGACTCCGAGGCCTACGGGTTCGCCGGGCACGCCCGCGAGGACGTGCTCCCGAACGCCCGGGAACTCTCCTTCGACGAACTCGCCGCGGAGTTCCACACGGTGGGGTTCACCGCGGTGACGAACCAGGACGCCACGAAGCACGTGCGCTTCCCGTTCCGCACGCCCGCCGAACTCTCGGAGAGCCTCGCGGACGTGGAGTCACAGACGGCGTTCGTGTTCGGCCGGGAGCGCGTCGGCCTCACGAACGACGAACTCGCGCGAATCGACGAGGTGTGTGCGATTCCCGCGAGCGAGGACTACCCCGTCCTGAACCTCGGGCAGGCGGCGACCGTCGCGCTGTACGAACTCCGCGACCTCGCGATGAACCGCGACCAACTCCCCGAGGTCGAACGCCACCGGGCGACCGAGGAGGAGATAGAGGCGTTCTACGAGCACGCCGAGGAGTTCCTGGACGCCGTCGACTACCCCGAGGAGAAACGCGACAAGACGGTGCGGATGCTCCGCCGAATGCTCGGTCGCACCCACCCGACGGGCCGAGAGATAAACACGGTCCACGGCCTGTTGCGGCGCGCCGAGAACCGGATGGAGTAG
- a CDS encoding MaoC family dehydratase: MTVYFEDLSVGEKLSFGAYEVTEDEVLAFAEQYDPQWFHTEPERAREQSPLGGLAASGWHTASMTMRLLVDHHFADAASYGAIGVDELRWPNPTFPGETLSVTVEVIEKTPSESKPDRGVVRTDLTTANADGEPKLTMQPIVLYARRNPGSAEEREE, translated from the coding sequence GTGACAGTTTACTTCGAAGACCTCTCGGTCGGCGAGAAACTCTCCTTCGGCGCGTACGAGGTGACCGAAGACGAGGTGTTGGCGTTCGCCGAGCAGTACGACCCGCAGTGGTTCCACACGGAACCGGAGCGTGCACGCGAGCAGTCGCCGCTCGGCGGGCTGGCGGCGTCGGGCTGGCACACCGCGTCGATGACGATGCGGCTGCTGGTCGACCACCACTTCGCCGACGCCGCGAGTTACGGCGCCATCGGCGTCGACGAACTCCGGTGGCCGAACCCGACGTTCCCCGGCGAGACGCTGTCCGTCACCGTCGAAGTCATCGAGAAGACGCCCTCGGAGAGCAAGCCCGACCGGGGCGTCGTCCGCACCGACCTCACGACGGCGAACGCCGACGGCGAACCGAAACTGACGATGCAGCCGATCGTGTTGTACGCGCGCCGGAACCCCGGTAGCGCCGAAGAACGAGAGGAATAG
- a CDS encoding sporulation protein yields the protein MKDVLSRVGIGAATVDAIVPETVTAGDTVDVTVHVEGGDTEQDVDSIYFAVCTKYKTDESSRKGVVSKARLSESFTIDADEEREFETEIEIPRDTPVSVGHTQVWVETGLDIDWALDPDDTDYIDVQPGPHEEAVLDAFDDLGFRVREGHPVESERLFSGQRFVQEFEFVPRSGPFAGKVDEVEVVTHPTGEGVDCLLEVDKRGGLFEEALDVDERFDRFSVTSADADAVRDTLESRIERNT from the coding sequence ATGAAAGACGTACTCTCCCGCGTCGGTATCGGCGCGGCGACGGTCGACGCAATCGTTCCCGAGACAGTCACCGCCGGCGACACCGTCGACGTCACCGTCCACGTCGAGGGCGGCGACACCGAACAGGACGTCGACAGCATCTACTTCGCCGTCTGCACGAAGTACAAGACCGACGAGTCGAGTCGCAAGGGCGTCGTCTCGAAGGCCCGCCTCTCGGAGTCCTTTACCATCGACGCCGACGAGGAACGCGAGTTCGAGACCGAAATCGAGATTCCCCGCGACACGCCGGTTTCCGTCGGCCACACGCAGGTCTGGGTGGAGACCGGTCTCGACATCGACTGGGCGCTCGACCCGGACGACACCGACTACATCGACGTCCAGCCCGGTCCCCACGAGGAGGCCGTCCTCGACGCGTTCGACGACCTCGGATTCCGCGTGCGGGAGGGCCACCCCGTCGAGAGCGAGCGCCTGTTCTCCGGCCAGCGGTTCGTCCAGGAGTTCGAGTTCGTTCCGCGGAGCGGCCCGTTCGCCGGGAAGGTCGACGAGGTCGAGGTCGTGACGCATCCGACCGGCGAGGGCGTGGACTGCCTGCTGGAGGTCGACAAGCGCGGCGGCCTCTTCGAGGAGGCGCTGGACGTCGACGAGCGCTTCGACCGGTTCTCGGTCACGAGCGCCGACGCGGACGCGGTCCGCGACACCCTCGAATCCCGCATCGAGCGCAACACCTAA
- a CDS encoding DMT family transporter, with translation MSYHRSVPGIPPSTAMFLLLAAFWGTSFVAIEIGLHVVPALSFAAIRYTVAGAIILAWAAYSTDRWRPRTREEWFAASVAGVFVIAVYHGALYLGELRVSGSVAAIVISLSPILTAAFASRILSGPSIDLVQGVGLLFGFAGVAVVAAPGGGATSLVGVALVFLAAASFALGSVLARPLATDLPIETMEAWAMLLGSLVLWVGAGARGESLVGIEWTTTALVSLAYLTLVSGCGGFLLYFELLDRIGATELNLIGYLEPVVAALASWLLLGRVVDASAVVGFAAIFVGFALVKREAIGAFASDTAAAVRSF, from the coding sequence ATGAGTTACCATCGTTCGGTTCCCGGAATCCCGCCATCCACGGCGATGTTCCTGTTGCTCGCCGCGTTCTGGGGCACCTCGTTCGTCGCAATCGAAATCGGTCTGCACGTCGTCCCCGCGCTGTCCTTCGCCGCCATCCGGTACACCGTCGCGGGCGCCATCATCCTCGCGTGGGCCGCCTACAGCACCGACCGCTGGCGCCCCCGGACCCGCGAGGAGTGGTTCGCCGCGAGCGTCGCCGGCGTCTTCGTCATCGCCGTCTACCACGGCGCGCTCTACCTCGGCGAACTCCGCGTCTCGGGCTCCGTCGCCGCCATCGTCATCAGCCTCTCGCCCATCCTCACCGCCGCGTTCGCCAGCCGCATCCTCTCCGGGCCGTCCATCGACCTCGTGCAGGGCGTCGGTCTCCTGTTCGGGTTCGCGGGCGTCGCCGTCGTCGCCGCGCCCGGCGGCGGCGCGACCAGCCTCGTCGGCGTCGCCCTCGTCTTCCTCGCCGCCGCGAGTTTCGCGCTCGGGAGCGTCCTCGCCCGCCCGCTCGCCACCGACCTCCCCATCGAGACGATGGAAGCGTGGGCGATGCTCCTCGGCTCGCTCGTCCTCTGGGTCGGCGCCGGCGCCCGCGGCGAGTCCCTCGTCGGCATCGAGTGGACGACCACCGCCCTCGTCAGCCTCGCGTACCTCACGCTCGTCTCCGGCTGTGGCGGCTTCCTGCTGTACTTCGAGTTGCTCGACCGCATCGGCGCGACGGAACTCAACCTCATCGGCTACCTCGAACCGGTCGTCGCCGCGCTCGCCAGTTGGCTGCTCCTCGGACGCGTCGTCGACGCCTCCGCCGTCGTCGGGTTCGCCGCCATCTTCGTCGGGTTCGCGCTCGTCAAACGCGAGGCCATCGGCGCGTTCGCCAGCGACACCGCGGCCGCCGTGCGCTCGTTCTGA
- a CDS encoding Lrp/AsnC family transcriptional regulator: MDERDVTLLKAISDLGTGSPEKLHEETDIPVSTIHYRLNNLRDAGVVENDLYDLDLDELGLGVTVVLEVLTDYEGSYEDVAAKISDVEGVTQTFFTMGETDFMVVARLPDSDDVERLISDFEALPEVDRTNSTFVISREKDTARPLQSYSLDTLLAELADDE, encoded by the coding sequence ATGGACGAACGCGACGTGACGCTCCTGAAGGCCATCTCCGACCTCGGCACCGGGAGCCCCGAGAAACTCCACGAGGAGACCGACATCCCCGTCTCCACGATTCACTACCGACTCAACAACCTCCGGGACGCCGGCGTCGTCGAGAACGACCTCTACGACCTCGATTTGGACGAACTCGGCCTCGGCGTCACCGTCGTCCTCGAAGTCCTCACCGACTACGAGGGCAGCTACGAGGACGTCGCCGCGAAAATCAGCGACGTGGAAGGCGTCACGCAGACGTTCTTCACGATGGGCGAGACGGACTTCATGGTCGTCGCCAGACTCCCCGACTCCGACGACGTCGAGCGACTCATCTCCGACTTCGAAGCGCTCCCCGAAGTCGACCGCACCAACTCCACGTTCGTCATCTCCCGCGAGAAAGACACCGCCCGCCCGCTCCAGAGTTACAGCCTCGACACGCTCCTCGCGGAACTCGCCGACGACGAGTAG
- the gatE gene encoding Glu-tRNA(Gln) amidotransferase subunit GatE — protein sequence MTEFDYDELGLVAGLEIHQQLDTATKLFCSCPTELREPEESARSFTRYLHPTRSELGEIDEAALEESKVEREFEYLAYDSTCLVEEDDEPPHRLDEEALATTLEIAQLLDMDPVDRAHVMRKVVIDGSNTSGFQRSSLIAQDGEIETSEGAVGIEDVMLEEESAQRVEEREEGVLYSLDRLGIPLVEIGTKPDISSPEQAREAAERIGMLLRSTGKVKRGLGTIRQDVNVSIAEGARVEMKGVQSLDDIDDLVRGEVRRQVELLDIADELGERDASVGETRDVTDVFADTESGVIRGALDADGVVYAVPLYGFDGLVGRELQDDRRLGTEFSDHAKRHGAGGIFHTDELPAYGVTESEVDALREAVGAGDEDAVAIVADDRETAPSAIEAVAERAETALDGVPEETRGANDDGTSKYLRPLPGAARMYPETDVPPVDPDASEVETPELLTEKVERYQSDFGLDAGLAEQVAFGRRWPLFEESVESGVDATLAAQTLESTVTELRRDDVSVENLADDHFRGVLGLVADGDLAQEGVPELLTALAENPERDPADLAEDLGLGSAAEDEVREAVVEVVERNSEQVEEQGMGAFSALMGECMGALRGKADGDLVSEVLREEIQARA from the coding sequence ATGACCGAGTTCGACTACGACGAACTGGGGCTCGTCGCCGGGCTGGAGATTCACCAGCAACTGGACACGGCGACGAAGCTGTTCTGTTCGTGCCCGACGGAACTCCGGGAGCCCGAGGAGTCCGCGCGTTCGTTCACGCGGTACCTCCACCCGACCCGCTCCGAACTGGGCGAAATCGACGAGGCCGCGCTCGAGGAGAGCAAGGTCGAACGCGAGTTCGAGTACCTCGCGTACGACTCGACGTGTCTCGTCGAGGAGGACGACGAACCGCCCCACCGCCTCGACGAGGAGGCGCTGGCGACCACCCTCGAAATCGCGCAACTGCTGGACATGGACCCCGTCGATCGCGCGCACGTGATGCGGAAGGTCGTCATCGACGGGTCGAACACCTCCGGCTTCCAGCGCTCCTCGCTCATCGCGCAGGACGGCGAAATCGAGACGAGCGAGGGCGCGGTCGGCATCGAGGACGTGATGCTCGAAGAGGAGTCCGCCCAGCGCGTCGAAGAACGCGAGGAGGGCGTCCTCTACAGCCTCGACCGCCTCGGCATCCCGCTCGTGGAAATCGGCACGAAGCCGGACATCTCGTCGCCCGAGCAGGCCCGCGAGGCCGCCGAGCGCATCGGTATGTTGCTGCGTTCGACCGGGAAGGTCAAGCGCGGCCTCGGCACCATCCGGCAGGACGTGAACGTCTCCATCGCCGAGGGCGCGCGCGTGGAGATGAAGGGCGTCCAGAGCCTCGACGACATCGACGACCTGGTGCGCGGGGAGGTCCGGCGGCAGGTCGAACTGCTCGACATCGCCGACGAACTCGGCGAGCGTGACGCCTCCGTGGGCGAGACGCGGGACGTGACCGACGTGTTCGCGGACACCGAGTCGGGCGTCATTCGAGGCGCATTAGACGCCGACGGCGTGGTGTACGCCGTCCCGCTGTACGGCTTCGACGGTCTCGTCGGGCGGGAACTGCAGGACGACCGGCGCCTCGGCACGGAGTTCTCGGACCACGCGAAGCGCCACGGCGCGGGCGGCATCTTCCACACGGACGAACTGCCCGCGTACGGCGTCACCGAGAGCGAGGTCGACGCGCTGCGGGAGGCAGTGGGCGCGGGCGACGAGGATGCCGTCGCCATCGTCGCCGACGACCGCGAGACCGCGCCGTCGGCCATCGAGGCCGTCGCGGAGCGCGCGGAGACCGCCCTCGACGGCGTGCCCGAGGAGACCCGGGGCGCGAACGACGACGGCACCTCGAAGTACCTCCGTCCGCTGCCAGGCGCGGCACGGATGTACCCCGAGACGGACGTGCCGCCGGTCGACCCCGACGCGAGCGAGGTCGAGACGCCCGAACTGCTCACGGAGAAGGTCGAGCGCTACCAGTCCGACTTCGGGCTGGACGCGGGCCTCGCCGAGCAGGTGGCGTTCGGGCGGCGGTGGCCGCTGTTCGAGGAGAGCGTCGAGTCGGGCGTGGACGCCACGCTCGCCGCGCAGACGCTCGAATCCACGGTGACGGAACTGCGCCGCGACGACGTGTCCGTCGAGAACCTCGCGGACGACCACTTCCGGGGCGTGCTCGGGCTCGTCGCGGACGGCGACCTCGCACAGGAGGGCGTGCCGGAACTGCTGACGGCGCTCGCCGAGAACCCCGAACGCGACCCCGCGGACCTCGCGGAAGACCTCGGGCTCGGTTCCGCGGCCGAAGACGAGGTCAGGGAGGCCGTCGTGGAGGTCGTGGAGCGCAACAGTGAGCAGGTCGAGGAGCAGGGCATGGGCGCGTTCTCCGCGCTGATGGGCGAGTGCATGGGCGCGCTCCGCGGGAAGGCGGACGGCGACCTCGTGAGCGAGGTGCTGCGCGAGGAGATTCAGGCCCGGGCCTGA
- a CDS encoding PH domain-containing protein codes for MKLHPLSVPFRAVSRGIGLAWAFLVGGVALAQGDPVLTSGAVVLAVLAIAAIVAYEIAYYRRFEYELTEDSLDISSGVFSRREREIPLRRVQNVDVTRSFVARLLGLAKVDVETAGGGGTEASLRFVSREEAGRLQEEVRERRRATRDEATDAEESDATAEDTEERAERERRGETLFELSDRDLVLYGFLSFDPRLLSGIAALAPFVAPAVVDRVNLSGFGLAVVGAVLAVGALGIWVVSAVARIVQFYGFRLRRVGDDLRYERGLFERRDGTIPLSKLQTVSVEENVLMRRYGFASLAVETAGYAPGSSPSGGSEAAVPIAPREDVLALAQSLEPFDDFDVSRPPERARKRYVRRYALVGVAVLAVAFLVSRYLLAFPWYAVALLIPLAVPAARLAYRNRGLDLGGDHVVTQSGFWRRQTRVVPYRRVQTVIRQQTVFQKRWNLTTVVFDTAGSRSIAGGDAAAIDRDDADADEVATTVEERVLEAIGGSDSKTVGQSGVSENESPK; via the coding sequence ATGAAACTCCACCCGCTCTCGGTGCCGTTTCGCGCCGTCTCGCGGGGAATCGGGCTGGCGTGGGCGTTCCTCGTCGGCGGCGTCGCGCTCGCGCAGGGCGACCCCGTACTCACGAGCGGCGCGGTCGTCCTCGCGGTGCTCGCGATAGCCGCCATCGTCGCCTACGAGATAGCGTACTACCGGCGCTTCGAGTACGAACTCACCGAGGACAGTCTCGACATCTCGTCGGGCGTGTTCTCCCGACGGGAGCGCGAGATTCCCCTGCGTCGCGTGCAGAACGTCGACGTGACGCGGTCGTTCGTCGCGCGCCTGCTCGGCCTCGCGAAGGTGGATGTGGAGACGGCGGGCGGCGGCGGCACCGAGGCGAGCCTGCGGTTCGTGAGCCGTGAGGAGGCCGGGCGCCTCCAGGAGGAAGTCCGCGAGCGTCGGCGCGCGACCCGCGACGAAGCGACCGACGCCGAAGAATCGGACGCCACGGCCGAGGACACCGAGGAGCGCGCCGAGCGCGAGCGCCGCGGCGAGACGCTGTTCGAACTCTCTGACCGCGACCTCGTGTTGTACGGCTTCCTCTCGTTCGACCCCCGGCTGTTGTCGGGCATCGCGGCGCTCGCGCCGTTCGTCGCGCCCGCCGTCGTGGACCGCGTGAACCTCTCCGGGTTCGGGCTTGCCGTCGTCGGCGCCGTGCTCGCCGTCGGCGCGCTCGGCATCTGGGTGGTGTCGGCCGTCGCGCGCATCGTCCAGTTCTACGGCTTCCGCCTGCGCCGCGTCGGCGACGACCTGCGCTACGAGCGCGGCCTGTTCGAGCGCCGCGACGGCACCATCCCGCTCTCGAAACTCCAGACCGTCAGCGTCGAGGAGAACGTGCTGATGCGGCGCTACGGGTTCGCGTCCCTCGCCGTCGAGACGGCGGGCTACGCCCCCGGCAGTTCACCCTCGGGCGGGTCGGAGGCCGCCGTCCCCATCGCGCCCCGCGAGGACGTGCTCGCGCTCGCGCAGTCGCTGGAGCCCTTCGACGACTTCGACGTGTCCCGGCCGCCCGAGCGCGCCCGGAAGCGCTACGTCCGCCGGTACGCGCTCGTCGGCGTCGCCGTGCTCGCCGTCGCCTTCCTCGTGAGCCGCTACCTCCTCGCGTTCCCGTGGTACGCGGTCGCCCTGTTGATTCCGCTCGCGGTGCCCGCGGCGCGTCTGGCGTACCGGAACCGCGGCCTCGACCTCGGCGGCGACCACGTCGTCACGCAGTCGGGGTTCTGGCGGCGGCAGACCCGCGTCGTCCCGTACCGGCGCGTCCAGACGGTGATTCGCCAGCAGACCGTCTTCCAGAAGCGCTGGAATCTGACGACGGTGGTCTTCGACACTGCGGGCTCGCGGTCCATCGCGGGCGGCGACGCGGCCGCCATCGACCGCGACGACGCGGACGCCGACGAGGTGGCTACGACCGTCGAAGAAAGGGTTCTCGAAGCGATTGGAGGAAGCGATTCAAAAACCGTAGGCCAGTCGGGGGTGTCTGAAAATGAATCTCCCAAATAG
- a CDS encoding PH domain-containing protein: protein MERLDARVRVLWLARAFVFAAVVALGAFFLVSNVDRIDVSPLLAGGTVFAVLALLGGVHALLRYRAWRFEVREDTLYIERGVLVTVRTVVPYVRVQHVDARRGPIQRLLGLSSVVVYTAGSRGADVSIPGLAADRADDVQETLRRLAIESEPDSGDAGDAV, encoded by the coding sequence ATGGAACGTCTCGACGCTCGCGTGCGAGTGCTGTGGCTCGCGCGCGCCTTCGTGTTCGCCGCCGTGGTCGCCCTCGGCGCCTTCTTTCTCGTCTCGAACGTCGACCGAATCGACGTGTCACCGCTCCTCGCGGGCGGCACCGTGTTCGCCGTCCTCGCCCTCCTCGGCGGCGTCCACGCCCTCCTCCGATATCGCGCGTGGCGCTTCGAGGTGCGCGAGGACACGCTCTACATCGAGCGCGGCGTGCTCGTGACCGTGCGCACGGTCGTCCCGTACGTGCGCGTCCAGCACGTCGACGCGCGCCGCGGCCCGATTCAGCGCCTGCTCGGGCTCTCCTCGGTCGTCGTCTACACCGCGGGGTCGCGGGGCGCCGACGTGTCGATTCCGGGCCTCGCCGCCGACCGCGCCGACGACGTGCAGGAGACGCTCCGCCGCCTCGCCATCGAGAGCGAACCCGACTCGGGCGACGCGGGGGACGCCGTATGA
- a CDS encoding class II fumarate hydratase produces MSEDYRTERDSLGEMQVPADAYWGAQTQRAVENFPISGITFGRRFVRALGVVKKAAAQANRDLGLVADEKADAIVEAADEVIAGEHDEEFPVDVFQTGSGTSSNMNANEVIANRAAELMGKEVGDRVVHPNDHVNYGQSSNDVIPTAMHVASLEAVVKDVEPALETLRDELDAKADEFDDVVKTGRTHLQDATPVRLGQEFGGYRAQVEKGIQRVENAKPHLAELALGGTAVGTGLNTHPEFPEKAAEYISEETGVEFREADDHFEAQAAHDAMSEAHGALRTVAGSLNKIANDLRLLASGPRNGLGELEQPENQPGSSIMPGKINPVVAEAVNQVHKQVVGNDAAVSAGAAEGQIDLNLYKPVLAHNFLQSAEMLANASETFGEKFVAKLEANEEHCEEQVERSMALATALNPAIGYDKASEVAKAALKEGKTVKEVVVEKGYLSAEEAEDALDPEKMTHRGILSGDD; encoded by the coding sequence ATGAGCGAGGACTACCGAACGGAGCGAGACAGCCTCGGCGAGATGCAGGTACCGGCCGACGCCTACTGGGGCGCACAGACCCAGCGCGCCGTCGAGAACTTCCCGATTTCGGGCATCACGTTCGGGCGCCGGTTCGTGCGCGCGCTCGGCGTCGTGAAGAAGGCGGCCGCGCAGGCCAACCGCGACCTCGGGCTCGTCGCCGACGAGAAGGCCGACGCCATCGTGGAAGCCGCGGACGAAGTCATCGCGGGCGAACACGACGAGGAGTTCCCGGTCGACGTGTTCCAGACGGGGAGCGGGACGTCCTCGAACATGAACGCCAACGAGGTCATCGCGAACCGTGCCGCCGAACTCATGGGGAAGGAGGTCGGTGACCGCGTCGTTCACCCGAACGACCACGTGAACTACGGGCAGTCCAGCAACGACGTGATTCCGACCGCGATGCACGTCGCGAGCCTCGAAGCCGTCGTGAAGGACGTCGAGCCGGCGCTGGAGACGCTCCGGGACGAACTCGACGCGAAGGCCGACGAGTTCGACGACGTGGTGAAGACCGGGCGCACGCACCTCCAGGACGCGACGCCGGTCCGCCTCGGACAGGAGTTCGGCGGCTACCGCGCGCAGGTCGAGAAGGGCATCCAGCGCGTCGAGAACGCGAAGCCCCACCTCGCGGAACTCGCGCTCGGCGGCACCGCCGTCGGCACCGGCCTCAACACCCACCCCGAGTTCCCCGAGAAGGCCGCCGAGTACATCAGCGAGGAGACCGGCGTGGAGTTCCGCGAGGCCGACGACCACTTCGAGGCGCAGGCCGCCCACGACGCCATGTCGGAGGCCCACGGCGCGCTCCGCACGGTCGCCGGCTCCCTGAACAAGATCGCCAACGACCTCCGCCTGCTCGCGTCCGGCCCGCGCAACGGTCTCGGCGAACTCGAACAGCCGGAGAACCAGCCCGGCTCCTCCATCATGCCCGGGAAAATCAACCCCGTCGTCGCCGAAGCCGTCAATCAGGTCCACAAGCAGGTCGTCGGGAACGACGCCGCCGTCTCCGCGGGCGCCGCGGAGGGCCAAATCGACCTGAACCTCTACAAGCCGGTGCTCGCGCACAACTTCCTCCAGTCCGCCGAGATGCTCGCGAACGCCAGCGAGACCTTCGGCGAGAAGTTCGTCGCGAAACTCGAAGCCAACGAGGAACACTGCGAGGAGCAAGTCGAGCGCTCGATGGCGCTCGCGACCGCGCTCAACCCGGCCATCGGCTACGACAAGGCCAGCGAGGTCGCGAAGGCCGCACTGAAGGAGGGCAAGACGGTCAAGGAAGTCGTCGTCGAGAAGGGCTACCTCTCCGCCGAGGAGGCCGAGGACGCCCTCGACCCCGAGAAGATGACCCACCGCGGCATCCTCTCGGGCGACGACTGA
- a CDS encoding ABC transporter substrate-binding protein, whose product MSDEDFTRRTYLKGAGAAGAASITGLTGCLGLGGGGSEPVELLHGWSGGDGKAAIESMHEGFKEEYPDVETNLKAIGGSGNTTLNARISTRLGNDDAPSSWAEWPGKNLQQFTSEDLLGDIEEDVWSENNMKEAYLQGPKEAAQSGGNYVAVPTNIHRINNLFYNTSVLESAGVDPASLETPADLVEAAAKVESETDAVGFAHAMSSPWTTLQLWACVFLGEHGRDAYDAFIAGDGDKAKVESSLETVAELSEYFNDDASTIGFQEANQYVIDGEAAFFDQGDWAAQMYISADGFEFESEWGHVPFPGTAGHYSLNMDSWVFPADGPNPEGTKKWLQYCGTKDAQVRFNTNKGSIPPRGDVSTEEFGAFQTSQIEEFQNSESQPPSIAHGLAVAPGVLNSLKEAVNGEFSNPSQDAAAPTAQAFMDAF is encoded by the coding sequence ATGTCCGACGAAGACTTCACCCGACGCACATACCTGAAAGGAGCCGGCGCGGCTGGCGCTGCATCCATCACCGGTCTCACCGGCTGTCTCGGTCTCGGTGGCGGCGGTAGCGAGCCCGTCGAACTCCTCCACGGTTGGAGCGGCGGCGACGGCAAGGCCGCAATCGAGTCCATGCACGAGGGCTTCAAAGAGGAGTACCCGGACGTCGAAACCAACCTGAAGGCCATCGGCGGCAGCGGGAACACCACCCTCAACGCCCGCATCAGCACCCGTCTCGGCAACGACGACGCGCCGAGTTCGTGGGCCGAGTGGCCCGGCAAGAACCTCCAGCAGTTCACCAGCGAAGACCTCCTCGGCGACATCGAGGAGGACGTCTGGTCGGAGAACAACATGAAGGAGGCCTACCTCCAGGGCCCGAAGGAGGCCGCCCAGTCCGGTGGCAACTACGTCGCGGTGCCGACGAACATCCACCGCATCAACAACCTCTTCTACAACACGTCGGTCCTCGAGTCCGCGGGCGTCGACCCCGCCAGCCTCGAGACGCCCGCCGACCTCGTCGAAGCCGCCGCGAAGGTCGAGTCCGAGACCGACGCCGTCGGCTTCGCACACGCCATGTCCAGCCCGTGGACGACGCTCCAGCTGTGGGCGTGCGTGTTCCTCGGTGAGCACGGCCGCGACGCCTACGACGCCTTCATCGCCGGCGACGGCGACAAGGCGAAGGTCGAGTCCTCGCTGGAGACCGTCGCGGAACTCTCCGAGTACTTCAACGACGACGCCAGCACCATCGGCTTCCAGGAGGCCAACCAGTACGTCATCGACGGCGAAGCCGCGTTCTTCGACCAGGGCGACTGGGCGGCCCAGATGTACATCTCCGCGGACGGCTTCGAGTTCGAGTCCGAGTGGGGTCACGTGCCGTTCCCCGGCACCGCCGGCCACTACTCGCTCAACATGGACTCGTGGGTCTTCCCGGCCGACGGCCCGAACCCCGAAGGCACCAAGAAGTGGCTCCAGTACTGCGGCACGAAGGACGCCCAGGTCCGCTTCAACACCAACAAGGGCTCGATTCCGCCCCGCGGCGACGTCTCCACCGAGGAGTTCGGCGCGTTCCAGACGAGCCAGATCGAGGAGTTCCAGAACTCCGAATCCCAGCCGCCGTCCATCGCGCACGGCCTCGCCGTCGCGCCCGGCGTGCTCAACTCGCTGAAGGAAGCAGTCAACGGCGAATTCAGCAACCCGTCCCAGGACGCCGCCGCGCCGACCGCGCAGGCGTTCATGGACGCCTTCTAA